The Stenotrophomonas indicatrix DNA segment GTCGTACGCCACGCGGCGAACCGTTCGACGCGCGCTGGCAGCCGCTGTACGCCGAAGACGGCACGCTGGAGCGCATCCGCGTGCGGCGTGGCACGCGCATCCACGTAGGCGACCGCCTGGGCAGCATCAACAACCAGGCGCACGTGCACCTGGCCGTGGGCAATGGTGGCTTCGAGACCAATGCGGTGGCGCTGGGGTTCAAGGGCTATGCCGACCACTTCGCGCCGCGCATCACCGATGTGGCGCTGTTGGACGACAACGACCAGCCGTTGGTCGCCGGCAGCGATGGCGTGGTGATGTTGGCGCGGCAGGGGCGCGGCGTGCAGATCGTGGTGGAAGCCTGGGACCAGGTGGACAACAACCTGCCGCGTCGTCGGCTGGGGCCGTACCAGGTGGGCTACCAGATTCTGGATGCCGCCGGGCAGCCGCTGCAGGGCTACGAGCAGCCGCGCTGGAACATCGTCTTCAACCGCATGCCGCCGCAGAAGCAGGCGGTGAAAGTGGCCTATGCCCCGGACAGCGGCATCACCGTGCACGGCAGTGCGGTCACCCGCTTCCGTTATCTGGTGACCAACACCGTGCGCGATGGCCTGATGGAAACCGGTCGCTGGCAGCCGGCGGCGTTGCCGCCGGGCGAGTACATTGTGCGTGCCAGTGCGCGCGACTACAGCGGCAACGAAGGCGTAGGCCCGCGCGAGATCAGGGTACGGCTGCTGCCATAGCAGCAGCGGGGGCGCCGCAGCGTTCGCGCTCGGCGTCCATGTCTTCCAGCGGGCGCACCTCGATGCTGCCGAAGCGGGCCCACGGGAACCCCTGCGCAATACGCATGGCCTCATCGCGGTCGTGGGCGACGATGAGGTTGAAGCCGGCCAGCAGTTCGCGGGTTTCGGCGAAGGGACCATCGAGTACCCGGCTGTGGCCATCGCGCACGCGCAGGGTCTGTGCCGATTCGATCGGCTGCAGTTTCTGCGCGGCCAGCAACGTGCCTTCGGCCTGCAGTTTGTCGGCATGGGCGAGGCAGTCGCGCATCAACGTATTGAAGTCGTCGATGGGCAGTGTGCGCAGCAGTGACGGGTCGATGTAGATCAGAAGCAGGTACTGCTGCATGGCGGAGTCCTGGCGGGGGCGGGGGTCCATGATCGCGCAGGTTTGCGCGGGGGCATGCTGCACTGCGAAAGGCAGAGCGGGAAGCGCGCCTTCGGCGGGGATCGGCGAACGGCGGGGCCCCTCCGTGGTGGGGTGGGTTGGTCGCTGAAAGCTGGCTTCATGAGGGTGGGCCGGGCGGGTGGGATTGGCGGGGACGCCGTGAATCCGTCCCTGGAGGCTTAGCCGCGCCATCCATGGCGCGGGTACCCCGCCAACCCCACCCGCCCGGCCCCAGACAGATTCCGGTGGCTGCACCACCACGGGAAATCACAAGCAAGAGCAAAAGCGGGTCGCTTCGCTCGCAAAGCCAAGGCAGCCAGCCAGCTGCTGTTGCTGTTGATCTTGCTCTTGCTTCTGCCTTTTTCTTGATCTTCCCGTGGTGGATCGAAGGCAGGAACCTGTCCGTGGCCGGGCGGGTGGGTTGCGCAGGGGCGTAAGCGCCATGGATGGCGCGCCCGAGCCTACAGGGGTGAGGGCGCTTTGCTTGCGAAGCACTGCTTCGCAAGCGCCCGAACGCACAGCCGCCAGCGGCTGGGCCGGTCTGGGGATTCACGGCGTCCCCTGCGCAGCCCACCCGCCCGGCCAACCCGCAGAGATGCAGCTCTTCACGACCAACCGCCACCACGGAGGGGCTCCGCCGTTCGCCGATCCCCGCCGAAGGCGCGCTCTCCGCAGGAAAAATAATCCGCACGACGGTGTCGATTCCCGCGACCGTGGTTCGTCGTACCAGAGAAGGGCACGCACCCGCAGCCCAGCGGAGACCGCAATGAAAGTGATGGTGATCGTCAAAGCCAACGCCGATTCCGAAGCCGGGCGCATGCCCAGTGCACAGGAACTGGCCGCCATGGGCGCCTACAACGAACAACTGGTGGCCGCCGGCATCATGCTCGCCGGGGAAGGCCTGCATGCTACCCAGCGTGGCCGCCGCATTCATTTCGGCACCGGCACGCCGCGGGTCGAGACCGGCCCGTTCGGCCCGGCCGGCGAGCAGATTGCCGGGTTCTGGCTGTGGGAGGTGCGCTCGCTGGACGAGGCCACCGAATGGGCCAGCCGCGCGCCTTTCAGTGCGGGCGGTGCGCTGGAACTGCGCCCGTTGATCTCGGCCGAAGACTTCGGCGCAGCCTTCACCCCTGAATTACAGCAGCAGGAACAGCGTCTGCGTGAGCAGCTCGACCGCGCCTGAGCACGGCCGCGCATTCATCCCAATCGACGGAGCATTCCCATGAAACTGATTCCCTTCCTCGGCTTCAGCGGCCAGGCCCACGATGCAATGGCGTTCTACGCCAGGGCACTCGGTGGCCAGGTCACGTCGGAAATGAAGTACCGCGACATGCCGCCGTCCGACGGCTCGCCGGGCTGCAATGAGATGCCGGCAGACACGCTCGACCATGTGGCCCACAGCCAGCTGGAGATCGGCAGCGCGATCGTGATGGCGGCCGATGGTCCCGGCGGCGGCGAGGGCGGTTCGACGACCATCAACGTCGACGTGGACAGCATCGAAGAAGCCGAGCGCGTTTTCGCGGCGCTGGCCGAGGGTGGCCAGGTGCAGATGCCGATCGCCGAAACCTTCTGGGCCCACCGCTGGGGCATGTTGACCGACCGCTACGGCAAGCCGTGGATGGTCAACTGCATGAAGCAGCCCTGATTTTCCGTCTCTCCATCCATTCCAAGGAACCGCACCGATGAGTACACCGCAACCGCAGATGATCTTCGTCAACCTGCCCGTGCAGGATCTGGAAAAAGCCAAGACGTTCTTCGCTGCACTGGGCTACAGCTTCAACCCAGCCTTCACCGATGAGAACGCCGCCTGCATGGTGGTCAGCGAGAGCATCTTCGTGATGCTGCTGGTCAAGCCGTTCTTCCAGCAGTTCACCGCCAAGGGCATCGCCGATGCGCACACGCAGACCGAGGTGATCACCTGCCTGTCGGCCGACAGCCGCAAGGCGGTGGACGCCATGGTGGACAAAGCGCTGGCCGCCGGTGCCAGCGAACCGCAGCCGGCGCGCGACTATGGCTTCATGTACCAGCGCGGCTTCCAGGACCTGGATGGGCATCTCTGGGAAATCGCACACATGGACGGCGAGCCGGGCTGACCGGCCGCTGCAGGGAGACTCCCCATGACTTACGTGGATGCTTACGTATTGCCGTGCCCGCAGGACAAGGTGGCGGCCTATCGCCGCCTTGCCCGCCAGGCCGGCGCGGTGTGGAAGGACCATGGCGCACTGCAGTACATGGAATGCGTGGCCGACGACGTGCAACCCGGGAAATCGACGTCGTTCCCTCAGGCGGTGAAGCTCAAGCCGGGCGAAACGGTGATCGTGGCCTTCGTGGTGTTCCGCACGCGTGCCGCGCGCGACCGCATCAACAAGAAGGTGATGGCCGACCCGCGGCTGGCGCATATCGGTCCCAAGGACATGCCGTTCGATACCAAGCGCATGTTCTGGGGCGGCTTCAAGCCGATCGTGGAAGCGTGAACACCGGCGCTTGTGCAGGCCGGGCCCGCATGCTGTGATCGCCGCATGCACGAGCCCGCCCTGAGCCAACGCCTGGACACCCTCTGGCGGATGGAATCGCCAGTGTTGATCGCGCGCCTGGCGCGCCTGCTCGGCGGCGACGTCGGTCGCGCCGAAGAGCTGGCCCAGGACACCTGGCTGGCCGCGCTGGAGCGTTGGCCGGTGCAGGGTATCCCGGACAATCCCGGAGCCTGGCTGATGACCACCGCGCGCAACCGTGCCATCGATGTGCTGCGCCAGCACCAGCGGGTGGCGCAGCAGCATGCGCAATGGGGAGAGGAGCTGCATCCGGCCGCATTGCCCGCGCCCGACGACAGCCAGGCCCTGGAAGACGACATCGGCGACGACCTGCTGCGGCTGATGTTCGTGGCCTGCCATCCCGTCCTGCCTGCCGACGCACGGGTAGCGCTGACCCTGCGCCTGCTGGGCGGGCTGACCACGATCGAGATAGCACGCGCGTTCCTGCAGCCGGAGCCGACCATCGCCCAGCGCATCGTGCGGGCCAAGCGCACGTTGGCGCAGAAGCAGGTGCCCTACGAAGTGCCGCGTGCCGATGCATTGCCGGAACGACTGGCGTCGGTGCTGGAAGCGATCTACCTGGTATTCAACGAAGGCTACGCGGCCAGTGCGGGCGACGACTGGATGCGACCGGCACTGTGCGCCGAGGCGCTGCGGCTGGCGCGCATTCTGGCCCACCGGATGCCGGCGCCGCCGGTACTGGGTCTGCTGGCGCTGATGGAACTGCAGGCCTCGCGCGCGGCGGCACGGGTCGATGCGCAGGGCGCGCCGGTTCTGCTGGACCAGCAGAATCGGACGCACTGGGACTGGCTGCAGATCGAACGCGGCCAGCAGGCACTGACGCGCGCGGTGTCCGCAGGCGGCGGCGATGATCCCTATGTGCTGCAGGCACGGATCGCCTTCTGCCATGCCAGTGCCCGCCGCGCCGAAGACACCGACTGGGCGCGGATCGCCGCACTGTATGCGCAGTTGCTGCAGGTGATGCCGTCGCCGGTGGTGGCATTGAACCGGGTGGTGGCTGTGTCGCGCAGCGAAGGTGCGTTCGCGGCGTGGGCGCTGTTGCAGCCCTTGCTGGACGAGCCACGCCTGCAGGGCTACACACCGCTGATGGTGGTGCGCGGCGAGCTGCTGCAGCAACTGGGGCGGGAGCAGGATGCACGTGACGCGTTCGCCTCGGCAGCGGCGTTGAGCCAGAACCAGGCAGAGCGGACCCTGCTGCGGCAACGGGCCGGCCTGCCGCAGGAAAATTGAAGCCGACAAGGTCAGCACTTGTCGGTTTGCCCCGGAGCGGCTATGTTTCGCGCCCAGCGGGCGTGTTCGCGCCTGTCATTCATGTGTCGTGACCGAGGAGCGGTTGGATGTTTTCAAGGACGAAGAGCGCACCGCGCGCTTTTGCGCGCCTGCTTGCCTATGCCCTGTGCCTGGCCGTATGGCCGCTGGCCAGCCAGGCCGCAGACAAATCGCAGCAGGCCTACTGGGCCGGTTTTGCCTATACCGCTGACGCCGCCGCCGTACAGGCGACCACTCCGCATGCGCATGCCGTACTGGAAAAGCGTGGCCTGATTCCGCTCAACCAGACCCTGGCACAGGCGCTCAAGCGCCGCGCGCCGGCCAACCTGGAACTGATCGACCAGCCGGTGGCGATGCTCGACGGCACCACCAGTGCCGTGGTGCTGGCCGCTGCGCTGGACCGCGAACTGGTGTCGGTCGAACCGATCGGCGACCAGTACAAGGTGCTGGTGGAAGTGGCCCTGCAGGCGCTGTTCTTCGATTTCCGCGAGCGCCAGGTGATCGCCTCCTATCCGCTTACCCTGCAGCGTATCGACGTGCAGGAATACCGCCCGGACAGCGACGATATCGACGCGATCGTCGCCGATCTGCTGTACGGCGGTGCCGATACCAGCCTGTCGCAGGTGCTGGCCACGACCCTGGCCCAGGCCAAGCTGCCGGAAGCGGCCACGCGTCGCCTGCAGGTGGGTGCGGTGACCTTGTCCGACGCCACGCTGGCCAAGCTGCCCGACCCGAAGTGGGCCGGTCCGCTGCGTGCCACGCTGGCCCATGAACTGTCCAAGACGCTGTCGTCCAATACCGGTGTCGGCCTGCTGCCACCGGCCTCGGGCCAGGCGATCGGCGGTGCCATGGCGGCGCGCTTTGCCGACGGCAAGGTCTACCAGCTGAAGATCCCCGAGGCCGACTACGTCATCAGCCTGCAGGTGGATGCGCTGAAGAACGGCGTCATCAGCGAAACCCCGGCGATGAAGACGATGCTGTTCGGCGCCTTCTTCACCGCCAAGGTCACCGAACCGTTCTCCGGCAAGGTGTACTTCGAACAACCGCTGCGCAAGGGCGCCACCAAGGTGGTGCCCGTTACGCAGTGGCAGGTCGACCAGTGGTCGGCCAGCTACGAAACCCTGCTGGCCGGCTTCGATGCCTTCGCCGGCGCCGCCGCCAAGCGTGCCGATTCGCGCGCCTGGCTGGATGAGCAGAAGCCGGGCGGACGCCCGTTGCAGCAACAGACCCAAGCCCTCCAGGAGTTGATCAAATCATGTCGTTGATGCGTACCATCCTGCTCATCCTCATCGCCCTGGCGGTGGCCTCGCCGGTCGCCGCGCAGACCGCCAGTTCGCGCGGTACCGGTTCGGCCAGCTACAGCCTGCGCCTGAGTGCCGATACCCGTGCCCAAGCCCTGAACAAGGCCAAGGCCAATGCACTGGAGGCGTACATCGCCGAATCCGGTGCGGCCAAGCTGCGCCTGTTCGAATCGCGCCGCGCCGAATTCCTCGGCGAAATCGACCGCTACGTGCTCAGCGCCGTGCAGCTGTCGGACAACGAAGACAAGAAGGCCAAGACCTACAGCGTCACCGTCCGCGCCGAAATCAACACCACCCTGCTGCAGACCAAGCTGGATGCCGGTTCGGCCGTGGCCGGTGCCACCGCGGCGCAGCGCTCGCTGCTGACTTTCCTGTTCATGGCGCGCTCGCAGGACACCGTGCAGTCATTCCAGGACAAGGAATACCGCCGCGTTGACGCCAGCAGCAGCTACAGCGAGAACACTCGTGAGGGCGACAGCTTCCGTGGCAACTCGGTCAGCACCAACGGCAGCATCAACCAGAACGGCTCGGTGTCGGTCACCAGCGGCGGCAGCACCACCGCACGCAGCGACAACATCAGCTGGAAGGTGGCCAACGCCGCCGAAGTCAACACCGCCATGACCGGTGCCTTCAGCGCCGCCGGCTACGAAGTGGTTGAAGCCGAATACGTGGAAGGCGAGTCGCGCGGCCTGCTCAGCATCGAGCGCATCCGCAAGGACTTCAGCACCGGCAATGACCTGTCCGCAGCGACCCTGCGCGATACCGCCAACGGCATCCGCGCGGCGAACATTCCGTACATCGCCGTCGGCACCCTCGACGTCGGCATGCGCGACCGTGACCCGGCCAGCGGCAACATCCGCGTGTTCGTCACTGTCACCGGCAAGGTGCTGGACGTGACCGGTCGCTTCCCGCGCACCGTGTCGTCGGTGGGCCCGGTGCAGTTCTCCGGTACCGGCCCGAACGAAACCGTCGCCCGCACCAACGCGCTGCAGCTGGCTGCCGAAAAGGCTGCACAGCAGATGATCAACGAGCTGAACGTCAAGGCGGTCCGCTGATACCACCGCTTCGGTGGGTGCCGAGCTTGCTCGGCATCGCCGCAAAATTCCCGTCTTTCCACGTGCCGCATCGCGGCCGTCTCTCCCAAAGGAATCTTCCATGATCCGCAATACCGCTCTCGTCGTTGCCATCGCGGCCGCTACCCTGTCGATGCCGGCCCATGCCCAGTTCGGCAAGCTGAAGGATCTGGCTGGCGCCGCTACCGGTACCTCCAGCAGCAGCACCAGCGCTGCCGCCCCGGACGAAGCCGCGCAGGAAGCGCTGGTCCGTCGTTTCGTCAGCTCGCAGTCGCACTCGCTGCAGGCTCAGACCTCCTTCGCCCGCGCCTTCGGCCTGGCCGAGCAGGTGCAGCTGCTGGAAGCCGAGCGCCAGGCGCTGTCGTCGGGTTCGGTGAACGTCGATGCGATGAAGAAGTCGGTCTCGGTCAGCCAAGCCGCGCAGGCCGCCATCGACGAGCGCCAGGCGGCACAGCCGGAACTGAACGCTGAATCCAAGCAGCACTACGCCGAAGGCCTGGTCTCGCTGCTGTCTTCGGCTGCCGAAGCACAGAAGCTGAGCGGCGAAGCCAGCGGCTTTGCAGCCGGCATGAAGAACCTGGGTGCCACCCAGATGGCCACCGTTGGCCGCAAGCTGGCTGCCGGTGCCTGGGTTGCCAAGGAATCGCCGGGCTTCATCAAGGGCCTGTACGGCTCGACCAAGTCGGCTGTGACCTTCGCCAAGAAGAGCAAGGTGAAGGTGCCGACCAACGCCGATTCGATGCTGGATTCGCTCTGATACGAGGCAACGCCGCATGCGTACGACGACTCGATTGATCGGCCTGGGCCTGGCCGCGGCCCTGCTGGCAGCCTGCGGCAAGCAGGATGCACCGGCAGAAGCCGCACCCGCCAAGGACAAGGCCGCCAGTGCACTGGCCAGCAATGCGCCGGTGCAGGAAGCGCCCCTGCGTGGCACGCCGGATTTCGGCGGCACCACCCAGGTCGCGCGCGAAGCCGACGGTATCGGCAGCACCCCGGAACTGGCGGTGCTGGCGGCATTGCAGTCGGCCGTGGCCCAGGTCAACGGCGTACGCGTGGCCAGCCAGATGCAGAGCCTGCGCGCAGGCCTGCATGTGGACGTGGACGGTGAACACGTCGGCGATATCCGCGCCGACGCGTTCTCCCAGCAGATGATTGCCGGCTCGCAGGGCGCGGTGCTGGGCTATGAAATCCTCTCGCAGGATGAAGTGAGCCAGCTCGACGAAGAGACCATTGCCCGCGTGCGCGCCAGCGACGAAGGCTGGAGCTTCAAGGGTTCGGCCTCGGCCAGCGCTTCCGGTGAAGCCTCCGCCAAGGGCGGCTCGGCGTCGGCCAGCGTCAAGGAAAACTACGAAGAGCAGGTCAAGGTAGACGCCAAGCGCGGTGCCAGCTCCTTCGATTCGGATGTCACCCGGCGCAGCATGCGCAGCTACTGGAAGGTGCGTGTACGCGCGCAGATTGCCCAGTACCGCGCACCGGACGAAGAAGGCAAGCCGAAGATCGTGGTGGCCCTGCCGCGCACCAAGTCGGGCAGCTATGCCGTTGGCGATGGCCGGGTGAATGCCGACGAGGTCGCCCAGGCGATCCGCGCGCGGCTGTCCGACACGCTTACCCAGACCCAGCGCTTCATCGTGCTGGACCGCGAGTTCGGCGACGAACTGCAGGCCGAGATCGACCACATCAACAGTGGCAACGTGCGCCTGCAGGACACCGCACGCGTTGGCCAGCAGCTGGCGACCGACCTGATCCTGATTCCGACCATCGAACGTTTCGAGTACCCGCGCAGCGTGCGCAACCTGCGCATGTCCGATCGCCAGGTGACCTCGTACTCCGGTGGCGGTCGCATCACCCTGCGGCTGATCAACGCCACCACCGGCCAGGTGGTGATGTCCGACAGCTTCGACCACCAGCTGGCCTCGACCGGCCCGAGCACGCTGCCGCGCGTGGTCAACGGCCGCAGCATGGCTGCCTCGATGATGGATTCGCTGTCCGGCCAGATCGGCAGCACGATCGTCACCACGCTGTTCCCGGTGTCGGTGGTGTCCGTCGATGGCGACCAGGTCGTGCTGAGCCAGGGCGGTGACACCGTGCAGGTCGGCCAGCGCTGGCAGGCTGTGCGCCTGGGCGAAGAGCTGAAGGACCCGCAGACCGGCCGTTCGCTCGGCCGCAGCGAGCATCCGTGCTGCACCATTCGCATCGACCGCGTTGCCGCGCAGACTTCCTACGGCACCCTGGAAGAGGGCGTGGACGCGATGCGTGGTGGTTTCCGCCCCGGTCAGATCGAACTGCGGCAGAAGCTGGGCAGCAAGCCCAAGGCCGCCACCGGCGCAACCGCATCGGCCGCCCCGGCCGCAGCAGCGCGC contains these protein-coding regions:
- a CDS encoding VOC family protein — its product is MKLIPFLGFSGQAHDAMAFYARALGGQVTSEMKYRDMPPSDGSPGCNEMPADTLDHVAHSQLEIGSAIVMAADGPGGGEGGSTTINVDVDSIEEAERVFAALAEGGQVQMPIAETFWAHRWGMLTDRYGKPWMVNCMKQP
- a CDS encoding YciI family protein yields the protein MKVMVIVKANADSEAGRMPSAQELAAMGAYNEQLVAAGIMLAGEGLHATQRGRRIHFGTGTPRVETGPFGPAGEQIAGFWLWEVRSLDEATEWASRAPFSAGGALELRPLISAEDFGAAFTPELQQQEQRLREQLDRA
- a CDS encoding VOC family protein; the protein is MSTPQPQMIFVNLPVQDLEKAKTFFAALGYSFNPAFTDENAACMVVSESIFVMLLVKPFFQQFTAKGIADAHTQTEVITCLSADSRKAVDAMVDKALAAGASEPQPARDYGFMYQRGFQDLDGHLWEIAHMDGEPG
- a CDS encoding RNA polymerase sigma factor — protein: MHEPALSQRLDTLWRMESPVLIARLARLLGGDVGRAEELAQDTWLAALERWPVQGIPDNPGAWLMTTARNRAIDVLRQHQRVAQQHAQWGEELHPAALPAPDDSQALEDDIGDDLLRLMFVACHPVLPADARVALTLRLLGGLTTIEIARAFLQPEPTIAQRIVRAKRTLAQKQVPYEVPRADALPERLASVLEAIYLVFNEGYAASAGDDWMRPALCAEALRLARILAHRMPAPPVLGLLALMELQASRAAARVDAQGAPVLLDQQNRTHWDWLQIERGQQALTRAVSAGGGDDPYVLQARIAFCHASARRAEDTDWARIAALYAQLLQVMPSPVVALNRVVAVSRSEGAFAAWALLQPLLDEPRLQGYTPLMVVRGELLQQLGREQDARDAFASAAALSQNQAERTLLRQRAGLPQEN
- a CDS encoding DUF1428 domain-containing protein; amino-acid sequence: MTYVDAYVLPCPQDKVAAYRRLARQAGAVWKDHGALQYMECVADDVQPGKSTSFPQAVKLKPGETVIVAFVVFRTRAARDRINKKVMADPRLAHIGPKDMPFDTKRMFWGGFKPIVEA
- a CDS encoding YciI family protein, which produces MQQYLLLIYIDPSLLRTLPIDDFNTLMRDCLAHADKLQAEGTLLAAQKLQPIESAQTLRVRDGHSRVLDGPFAETRELLAGFNLIVAHDRDEAMRIAQGFPWARFGSIEVRPLEDMDAERERCGAPAAAMAAAVP
- a CDS encoding CsgG/HfaB family protein; translation: MRTTTRLIGLGLAAALLAACGKQDAPAEAAPAKDKAASALASNAPVQEAPLRGTPDFGGTTQVAREADGIGSTPELAVLAALQSAVAQVNGVRVASQMQSLRAGLHVDVDGEHVGDIRADAFSQQMIAGSQGAVLGYEILSQDEVSQLDEETIARVRASDEGWSFKGSASASASGEASAKGGSASASVKENYEEQVKVDAKRGASSFDSDVTRRSMRSYWKVRVRAQIAQYRAPDEEGKPKIVVALPRTKSGSYAVGDGRVNADEVAQAIRARLSDTLTQTQRFIVLDREFGDELQAEIDHINSGNVRLQDTARVGQQLATDLILIPTIERFEYPRSVRNLRMSDRQVTSYSGGGRITLRLINATTGQVVMSDSFDHQLASTGPSTLPRVVNGRSMAASMMDSLSGQIGSTIVTTLFPVSVVSVDGDQVVLSQGGDTVQVGQRWQAVRLGEELKDPQTGRSLGRSEHPCCTIRIDRVAAQTSYGTLEEGVDAMRGGFRPGQIELRQKLGSKPKAATGATASAAPAAAARPASKPKPKPAAAPAEDPNW